Genomic window (Musa acuminata AAA Group cultivar baxijiao chromosome BXJ1-9, Cavendish_Baxijiao_AAA, whole genome shotgun sequence):
AGTACCAAAGGAAAAGCTTCTTAAAAAGGTAATATTCCTCTTCCTGCAAGATTCCTTTTGTGAAAATCCAGATTCATTTTGACTGTCATTATTTCAAAAATAAACATAGGTCATATTCACTTGGATAAAAGACAAATGCATGGCTGACATGGGACGAAATCATGGTGATGAATTTCAGTCGAAGAGTTCTGCACCTGACAGATCTATTGATCACAATGAGAAGCATATCTGTCCATCTGATCTTTCCAGGATtggaaaaagaaaacataaagaaTCAGACAGCAAAATTGTTGATCATCTTGGGTTGTATCCGATAGATGAAATATTGCATTGGCATAatgctattagaaaagaattaaatGATATAGCAGAAGGTGCAAGAAAAATACAACTTTCTGGAGATTTTTCTGATTTGTCTGCCTTTAACAAAAGGCTTCAATTTATTGCTGATGTATGCATCTTTCACAGGTAAGAGACGTCATTGTTATTTTTTCTTGCATAGAAGCAGAAGTTCATATAATTTTGGTTAATTGCTCACCTTTTCTTTGATGTTAGCCATATGAAACACAAATAGCCAAAGAAAGCAAACAATGAATTATAGAATGATTGtattcaaattttgaagattgCACTTAACCATATTTTTTCATATAAAGAGATGTACTGACTTTGAACAATGCCCTAATACAGAAAGAAGTACAGGAACTTTGTTTGAGATAATGAATTACAATATGTGATAAAAGGGATCAGAAATTTATACCTTCACCTTAATTTTTGAACTTAGTGGCTAGCAGCCATCTATATTTTAGTAATAGTCATTTATGCACATGCAGTTATGCTGAAGATCGAGTAATATTTCCAGCAGTATTAGATGGAATGGAGTCCCTTTTGCAGGAGCATGCAAATGAAAAAATTCAGTTTAACAAGTTTAGGTGCTTAATTGAAGAAATCCAAAGTGCAGGGGCCAATTCTACTTCTGCAGAATTCTACTCAGAATTGTGTTCACATGCTGATCAAATAATGGACACTATTCAGAAGCATTTCCATAACGAGGAAGCTGAGGTAGGCTGATCTTAGAAATGTGAACTCTATAGTTCCTTTTATGAGTATTTGAGTTTTTGCTTTTGTTCTCTGTTAGGTTCTTCCTCTTGCCAGGTTGCGTTTTTCTCCAGAGAAGCAGCGCAAGCTTATGTTCAAAAGTCTGTGTGTTATGCCCTTGAAGTTGTTGGAACGTGTTTTGCCATGGTTTGTTGCAAATCTAAGTGATGAGGAGGCAAGTTCATTTCTCCAGAATATGCACCTAGCTGGTTGGTTGTCCTCTCAtgtattttattctttatttttgctGCAATTTTCTTCTGTTTTGCAATGATCCATATAAGCTTTATGTTTTGTGACACAGCCTCATCATCTGAATCTGCACTGGTTACATTGTTCTCTGGTTGGGCTTGCAAGGCTCGGAGTGAGGGTATAACCAATTCTGGCAACTTTATATGCCTGACTTCAAAGGCAATCAGTTGCTTTAGTTTCGAAGATAACGCTGAATCAGAAGAAGATTTCAGAGAAAAATTGTGTGTGTGTGCTCGTGTACTTGGTTGTAAGAAAGACTTGACTGCTCTGGGAAGTGAGAAAAATGCCAGACCTGTTAAACGAGGCCACTTTTCAGGATTTTGTGAAAATTCTGGTGAAAGCAATACTTCAAAAGATAATGACATCAATACTATCCCATGTTGCAAAAAGCCCTGCTGTGTGCCAGGTCTAGGAGTTGCTAGCAGTAACATGGGAATAAGTTCACTTGATGCAACAAAATCTTTGCTTCTTTCATCTTACAATTCTTCTGCTCCTTCCTTAAACTCCAGTCTCTTTGTTCCAGAGATGGAATTGAATTCATGTACTAGTGAGAATACTTTGAGGCCGATTGACAACATATTTAAATTTCATAAGGCAATTAGCAAAGATGTGAAGTATTTGGATGATGAATCTGGAAATCTTATACCTTACAATGAAGCCATTCTTCGGCAGTTCAGTGGGAGATTTCGCTTATTGTGGGGTCTATATAGAGCTCATAGTAATGCTGAGGATGATATTGTTTTCCCAGCTTTAGAATCAAGAGAATCTCTTCATAACGTGAGCCATTCATATACCCTTGACCACAAGCAGGAAGAGAAGGTCTTTAAAGATATTTCTGAAGTGCTTTCAGAGCTTTCACAACTGCATGATGGCTTGGTAACAAATGACAATAAGGATGCTGCAAGTGGAAGTAAGTCTGATTCTTCTCTTCATTTAATTGATCAGACAAGGAAACATAATGAGCTTGTCACTAAGCTTCAAGGAATGTGCAAATCTCTACGAGTTACACTGAATAATCATGTCTTCAGAGAAGAGCTTGAGTTATGGCCATTGTTTGACAAACATTTTTCAGTTGATGAGCAAGATAAGATTGTTGGACGAATAATAGGAACAACAGGAGCAGAGGTCCTCCAATCAATGCTACCATGGGTAACTTCTGCTCTTAGTCAAGAGGAACAAAATAAGATGATGGATACATGGAGGCAGGCAACCAAAAATACAATGTTTAATGAGTGGCTAAATGAGTGGTGGAAGGGCTCTCCTCCATTGTCTACATCTTCTGCAGAGAGTTCGAGTCTTCCAAAAGGTCTTTGATTTAATTATGTCTTTCTCTGTTTATACTCTGTGGTTCTTAAAGTCGTGGAACTTATAACTTTGTGCTGACTTTTTTTCACCATATAAATGTTCCATTTAGGTACCGATTACCAAGAAAGTCTTGAGCAATGTGACCAGATGTTCAAGCCTGGTTGGAATGATATATTTAGGATGAATCAGAATGAGCTTGAATCAGAGATACGGAAGGTTTCACGAGATCCAACACTTGATCCACGAAGAAAGGCATATCTTATACAAAACTTAATGACGAGGTTTGTGTTTGTCTGATCTTTTGCACATGATATTGTATTGCACATAAATAAGTAATTCAGATGGATATTGCAGTCGCTGGATAGCAGCTCAGCAGAAATTACCTGAGTCTAGAACTGAGGAAGCTATAGATGAGGAAGATATACCTGGATGCTCTCCATCCTTTCGGTATCCAGATACACAAATCTTTGGCTGTGAGCATTACAAGAGGAACTGCAAACTCCTTGCTGCATGTTGTAACAAGTTATTCACATGCAGATTTTGCCACGACAAAGTTAGTGACCATTCGATGGACAGGTATCATTGTTATTCTTGCTAAAATATTTTATCCATGTGTAAATTCTAATAATACCATGCTCTGCCCTTGTTCCATCATTACTAACATGTTTTGTCtgcttttaaaaatttatatatccaaGTTGATAAAATGTTAATACCACTGATTTTCAGGAATCCTTTCTTTAATGTGAAAATGAAATTGATTTGTAAGAATACATTTCTACATGTACTGTATTATTGGAGTTGGTTATGAATCACCCAAGACTGTACATTGGAACATAGATTGAGCTTTTATGGTGTTAGCTGTTCTATGGGAATTAAATTGATTTATAGCAAAAAGGCAGTGATGATGATAATCTGTTGTATTTTGACATTTGGATGTAAAATTTTGATACATTCATGTGAGCACTTAGTGTTCAGTAAGACTAAAGTGAGCTGGAACTCAAGCTAATTACTGGTTGAGGTGCATAACTGACTCATTTATTGACAGCACAGATACAACTGTCCACTTTATCTAGGCTGATTCTCATAACAAATATAACATATTGTTAGCCATTAAAAGCTTGTGTTGCCTATTCTTTAAGGAAAGTTTTGTTGTTTTCAGCTTGTTAATGCTAGAGACTATTTTCTATGTTGGATGAGATTGCAGCTTAATGTACATAGCTCGTTGTGGGCTAGTGCTTTCCCTCATTTGATGCCAAGAACCATTTATGTTGTTAGACATGCATGACCTTACTGACATGTCGTAGTTCACTTGCGAGAGCTCTTTATAGGTTGAGTTTGATGCATATTAGTGATGCCCTTACCATTTTAATGTTCCTTGCGTAGGCACACCATTTTCATGTTTATTGCATAGGCACAGTGTCCAAAGTTACTAACCTTTTGTAGTATTGAGttgggtttttaatttcgaatgataccgcttgTTCTGGTCCGCCAGCAGAtcggtacgcagaccgcccgctaccgggcggtatgggGTTGTTTCTGCCCCGTTACCACACGAAATCGGTCGGTGACGATTGGTTTCGATCGTCGCTGCCCGCTATGGGGCGGTATttgccgagggagaaggaagaagagggagaagaagagagagaacctggagatccggcgCCACTCTTCTTCTACGATCTTGTTCCGTCACCACCCTCCCTTGTCGGATGCCGCAGATGAGATGTCATCTCCTCCTTGTCTGAGGCGATGAGGCCTCGGCGTCGTcgacgacttctcctcatccgcacGACGAGAAGAAGCCTCAGTGACATCGTCGAGgcttcgcggggagaagaaacgaggcgacgtctcccttttttttttaattatatatatatatatatatatatatatatatatcgagcggtacgccagcgtgtatcgctcggtatactcgAACTGTACCATACTGAGCTAAGCTCGATACTCCGGTACAgtatgaaattacgaaccttggtctGTAGTACTTGTTATTTACTTATATGGTGCATGCCAATCCACACCTTGCAAGTTTGCATTACAGTTAGCTTTACTTTTAAACTGTACCTAGTTGGTACAGTCTTACTAGCTGTCACTTCATCTTTTATTATGATGTTGGTTACAATTTGATTGGATATGGGTATGGTTGTCTTTTGTCCTGTGTGAGGTACGTCCACTTTGGCTGGTGAGCATGCTTTTGGTAGTTCATGAGGCTCATAGTTTTGTCCTTAGGAAAGATGCTTGAGAAGGAATGAACCATGTTTATGAGTGACAAGTTTGCTTGACTCAGCTGATGTGGGAATTATGGACCCGTATATCCAACTAAAGGTCATTCGGACTTCCAAACATTTGTAGCTTCATGATTTGGCCCATGGAACCTTTTGCTTTAGGACCCAAAATATTGATAAAAGGGCTCCTTTTTTTCTTGGGTGTCCTAGGTTTAATTGAGTCCTTGTTCATGTAGCTTGCATAGGGctactccaatttttttttttatattttttaattgagTTTATTGGCGTAAGGCTTGTTGTAATTTCAAATTTTATGCACTTACCTCCTCTATGAAAATACCATGTTGTTACTCAAAGGACAAACAGTTTTCGGTCAGTTGGCTAGTGTCCTGATATTGTGATATATTAATACCAATGTTAGTTATAATTTTTACCATTATTTTCTCATCCTTCGCAGAAAAGCAACAACTGAAATGATGTGTATGCGCTGTTTAAAGGTTCAACCAGTTGGCCCAACGTGCAAGACGCCATCCTGTGGTGGTTTCTCAATTGCGAAATATTATTGCAATATCTGCAAGTTTTTTGATGATGAGAGGTTGGTGATGATAGGCTTTCTTATTATTTGACTTTGGCATTTGGAAAAGTGTTTTTATACTTTTTGTTCTATTTTTAACAGAACTTTTGTTAAGTTCTATTTGACTTCTTATACGAAGTATTAAAGTCAGGTATTAAATTTCAAGATGTATCTTTGTGCATAGATATAAATAGCCTTAAGGGAAGTCTATTAATTCAAATACTCCTAATCTACCAAATAGTGTCTACCTCAGCACATCAACATATTgtttatatttgaaatttcttAGAGATAAAATTTGTTGCATCCTGCACAACAGTTTCTTTTGCTGCCAGCAATTGATCTTCTTTTCTGTGGCAATGACTTCTGATATAGGTGAAGTTTATTTGTTTCCGTCCACTTCATTGAGTAATAGCTGTTGTTATCATTCTTGAGAAACAATTGGGTCCTTCTAGATTGACAAGAGAAGGTTTgcatctttcttctttctttgggtGCTCAAATTTTGTCTAGTCATATGAAGTTGATgtttaagatatataaaaaattgCCATATTCCTTGGGATATATAAAGAAACCCCATATTCTTTTTCCTTCTCCTTGGATTCATCTGGATTTCTAGTCATCTTACACGTAGTGTGAAAACCACATTTTACATCAACAATTCTGGTTGTATATACTAATTCAGTTATCAATTTCTTTTTGTAATTTAAGGCTGAGGAATTTCAATGTAGATACTCCTGAAGGTTCTTCACA
Coding sequences:
- the LOC135593401 gene encoding zinc finger protein BRUTUS-like, whose amino-acid sequence is MAMPFAGDGVLALMPQEVVNSIDPAPSSPPQPAEKPLTESPDKSPILVFVYFQKAIRSELDRLHHDAVELATAGSGDVSSLADRCISLFDIYQHHCNAEDAVIFPALDTRVKNVARTYSLEHTGESHLFYDVFVLLISHMKSEDRLWRELDLRIASIKTSFNQQMPKEEKQEFVSEDHFRRELASRTGVIKTSLSQHMSKEEEQVFPLLMEKYSFEEQADLVWEFLCSIPVNMMKEFLPWLSSSSSPDEHQDMINCMRKIVPKEKLLKKVIFTWIKDKCMADMGRNHGDEFQSKSSAPDRSIDHNEKHICPSDLSRIGKRKHKESDSKIVDHLGLYPIDEILHWHNAIRKELNDIAEGARKIQLSGDFSDLSAFNKRLQFIADVCIFHSYAEDRVIFPAVLDGMESLLQEHANEKIQFNKFRCLIEEIQSAGANSTSAEFYSELCSHADQIMDTIQKHFHNEEAEVLPLARLRFSPEKQRKLMFKSLCVMPLKLLERVLPWFVANLSDEEASSFLQNMHLAASSSESALVTLFSGWACKARSEGITNSGNFICLTSKAISCFSFEDNAESEEDFREKLCVCARVLGCKKDLTALGSEKNARPVKRGHFSGFCENSGESNTSKDNDINTIPCCKKPCCVPGLGVASSNMGISSLDATKSLLLSSYNSSAPSLNSSLFVPEMELNSCTSENTLRPIDNIFKFHKAISKDVKYLDDESGNLIPYNEAILRQFSGRFRLLWGLYRAHSNAEDDIVFPALESRESLHNVSHSYTLDHKQEEKVFKDISEVLSELSQLHDGLVTNDNKDAASGSKSDSSLHLIDQTRKHNELVTKLQGMCKSLRVTLNNHVFREELELWPLFDKHFSVDEQDKIVGRIIGTTGAEVLQSMLPWVTSALSQEEQNKMMDTWRQATKNTMFNEWLNEWWKGSPPLSTSSAESSSLPKGTDYQESLEQCDQMFKPGWNDIFRMNQNELESEIRKVSRDPTLDPRRKAYLIQNLMTSRWIAAQQKLPESRTEEAIDEEDIPGCSPSFRYPDTQIFGCEHYKRNCKLLAACCNKLFTCRFCHDKVSDHSMDRKATTEMMCMRCLKVQPVGPTCKTPSCGGFSIAKYYCNICKFFDDERTVYHCPFCNLCRVGKGLGIDFFHCMTCNCCLGMRLKEHKCREKGLETNCPICCDFLFTSSEAVRALPCGHFMHSACFQAYTCSHYICPICSKSLGDMAVYFGMLDALLAAEELPEEYWDRCQDILCNDCGKKGTSHFHWLYHKCGFCGSYNTRVIKTDAINCSTSDR